The following are encoded together in the Brassica napus cultivar Da-Ae chromosome A9, Da-Ae, whole genome shotgun sequence genome:
- the LOC125577627 gene encoding probable pectinesterase/pectinesterase inhibitor 40 — MIHLRKVPKYIVTLSLLLPVALLLIFLSTVVSSHSPTLHKTQHLTSSGNTTDLLVATLNQTISKVNLSSSNFSELQTSLGSNLTHRDRCAFGDCLELLDDTVLDLIAAVSELQSPYPVFNSVSMLLSAAMTNTRTCLDGFASSDDDEDENTYGNSKTYGLAESMRESLYNISRHVRESLAMLENIPGKLENDVGFPTWVDRKLLQDPTDETKIDLVVSRNGTGNFTTIGEAVSAAPNLSETRFVIYIKCGVYFENIEIPREKTTIMFLGDGIGQTVIKANRSGADGWTAFNSATVGVRGSGFIAKDISFVNDAGPTKHQAVALRSGSDLSAFYRCSFESYQDTIYVHSHKQFYRECNIYGTVDFIFGDAAAVFQNCSLYARRPNPNQRITYTAQGREDPRQPTGISIINCKILAAPDLVPVKTDFKAYLGRPWQLYSRTVIIKSFIDDLVDPAGWLQWKDDFALDTLYYGEYMNEGPGSNMTNRVKWPGFKRIETAVEATQFTVGPFIDGNKWLNSTGIPFTLDL, encoded by the exons atgattcatcTAAGAAAAGTGCCAAAATACATTGTAACTCTCAGCTTATTACTACCAGTTGCCTTGCTCCTAATATTCTTATCAACCGTCGTTTCATCTCATTCACCAACCCTCCACAAAACGCAGCATCTTACATCCTCCGGTAACACCACCGACCTCCTCGTCGCCACTTTAAATCAAACCATCTCCAAGGTCAATCTTTCTTCCTCAAACTTCTCCGAGCTCCAAACGAGTCTCGGCTCAAACCTAACACATCGCGACCGTTGCGCGTTTGGTGACTGTCTCGAGCTACTCGATGACACCGTCTTAGATCTTATCGCCGCTGTCTCGGAGCTCCAGTCTCCTTACCCGGTGTTCAACAGCGTCAGTATGTTGCTCAGCGCCGCTATGACGAATACACGAACGTGTCTTGATGGCTTTGCTTCTAGCGACGACGACGAGGACGAGAATACTTATGGCAATAGTAAAACGTATGGACTTGCTGAGAGCATGAGGGAGAGTCTTTACAATATCTCTAGACATGTCAGGGAATCACTAGCTATGCTTGAGAATATTCCGGGGAAATTAGAGAATGATGTTGGGTTTCCGACGTGGGTCGACCGGAAACTCCTTCAGGATCCGACAGATGAGACTAAGATTGATCTGGTGGTGTCTCGAAATGGTACTGGAAACTTCACAACCATTGGAGAGGCCGTGTCGGCCGCTCCCAACTTGAGCGAGACCAG aTTTGTGATATATATAAAGTGTGGAGTATATTTCGAAAACATTGAAATACCGAGGGAGAAAACGACGATAATGTTCCTCGGAGACGGAATCGGACAGACAGTAATAAAAGCTAACCGCAGCGGCGCAGATGGATGGACAGCATTTAACTCTGCTACTGTGG GCGTAAGAGGTAGTGGTTTCATAGCTAAGGACATATCATTCGTGAACGATGCTGGACCGACCAAGCACCAGGCTGTGGCGTTGCGTAGCGGGTCTGACCTCTCTGCTTTCTACCGATGCAGCTTTGAAAGTTACCAAGACACCATTTACGTCCACTCACACAAACAGTTCTATAGAGAATGCAATATATATGGCACGGTCGATTTCATATTTGGTGACGCAGCGGCTGTGTTCCAGAACTGTAGTCTCTATGCTCGTAGGCCAAACCCTAACCAGAGAATCACATATACTGCTCAAGGTCGAGAAGATCCTCGTCAACCCACGGGTATTTCTATAATAAACTGCAAGATCTTGGCTGCTCCCGATTTGGTCCCTGTGAAGACTGACTTCAAAGCATACTTAGGTCGTCCATGGCAATTATATTCTAGAACGGTTATTATAAAATCGTTTATTGATGATTTGGTTGATCCTGCTGGATGGTTGCAATGGAAAGACGATTTTGCTCTTGACACTTTATATTATGGAGAGTATATGAATGAAGGCCCCGGTTCGAACATGACAAACCGGGTCAAATGGCCCGGTTTTAAGCGTATCGAAACCGCAGTGGAAGCAACTCAGTTCACTGTCGGTCCGTTTATTGATGGTAACAAATGGCTTAACTCTACAGGAATTCCTTTT